A genome region from Panicum virgatum strain AP13 chromosome 4K, P.virgatum_v5, whole genome shotgun sequence includes the following:
- the LOC120701961 gene encoding aspartyl protease AED1-like, translating to MASALPSLLFCLVLLVSPYLGCSHHTIYTHGGKHYAVSSLRGEDDNHGAPVPAPEPSPPGGGAWVSRPVTGDPKESLPGAFQYHVVVGFGTPAQVVKVGFDTRTTGATLLKCTPCAATEPCDEAFEPSASNSLAQVPCGSPDCPFHGCSGPSCTLSVSMNNTLLGNATFVTDKLTLSGYATLDKFRFACLEAGFTPGDNSTGILDLSRNSHSLASRVPTFPGTVAFSYCLPSSARTTGFLNLGATKPELSGRKVSYTPLRSNPGNGNLYVVDLVGVGLGGHDLSVPPTAVAGDTIVDLHRTFTYLRPEVYSVLRDSFRQRMTGYKPAPPLGELDTCYDFTGRNFFAVPVVTLKLDAGADVDLSMNGMMYFPDPGNHFGIACLAFAAAPTNAREAAVIGSRAQSNMEVAYDVRGGKVGFVPYRC from the coding sequence ATGGCTTCAGCGCTTCCATCCCTGCTCTTCTGCTTGGTGCTCCTTGTTTCACCTTACCTTGGCTGCTCCCACCACACCATCTACACCCATGGCGGAAAGCATTACGCTGTCAGCTCCCTTCGCGGAGAGGACGACAACCATGGGGCCCCGGTCCCTGCGCCGGAACCGTCACCACCCGGCGGCGGTGCCTGGGTCTCCAGGCCCGTCACAGGCGACCCGAAAGAATCGCTGCCCGGGGCATTCCAGTACCACGTCGTGGTTGGCTTCGGCACCCCGGCGCAGGTGGTCAAGGTGGGGTTCGACACCCGCACCACGGGGGCCACGCTGCTCAAGTGCACGCCGTGCGCCGCCACGGAGCCGTGCGACGAGGCCTTCGAGCCGTCGGCGTCGAACTCCCTCGCTCAGGTCCCCTGTGGCTCGCCGGACTGCCCGTTCCATGGCTGCTCCGGACCCAGCTGCACTCTCAGCGTCAGCATGAACAATACTTTGCTGGGCAACGCAACCTTCGTGACAGATAAGCTCACGCTGTCGGGGTACGCCACCCTGGACAAGTTCAGGTTCGCGTGCCTTGAGGCCGGCTTCACGCCGGGGGATAACTCCACCGGCATCCTCGACCTCAGCCGGAACAGCCACTCGCTGGCGTCCCGCGTCCCTACCTTTCCGGGCACGGTCGCCTTCTCCTACTGCCTTCCGTCGTCCGCACGTACCACGGGCTTCCTCAACCTCGGCGCCACCAAGCCGGAGCTCTCCGGGCGCAAGGTGAGCTACACCCCGCTGCGGAGCAACCCCGGCAACGGGAACCTCTACGTCGTGGACCTCGTCGGGGTGGGCCTCGGCGGCCATGACCTCTCGGTCCCGCCTACCGCCGTCGCTGGCGACACGATCGTCGACCTGCACAGGACCTTCACCTACCTGAGGCCCGAGGTGTACTCCGTCCTCCGCGACAGCTTCCGCCAGCGGATGACGGGGTAcaagccggcgccgccgctcggcgaGCTCGACACGTGCTACGACTTCACCGGGCGGAACTTCTTCGCAGTGCCGGTCGTCACGCTCAAGCTCGACGCCGGGGCGGACGTCGACCTGTCCATGAACGGGATGATGTACTTCCCCGACCCCGGCAACCACTTCGGCATCGCGTGCCTCGCTTTCGCCGCGGCGCCTACGAACGCGCGGGAGGCAGCGGTGATCGGGAGCAGGGCGCAGTCCAACATGGAGGTGGCGTACGACGTGCGCGGAGGGAAGGTCGGGTTCGTCCCGTACCGCTGCTGA